The following are encoded in a window of Rhizobium sp. 11515TR genomic DNA:
- the metH gene encoding methionine synthase, translating to MFDNLFGSGTAKRDGSEVFEALRKAASERILVLDGAMGTQIQGLGFNEDQFRGHRFVGCACHQKGNNDLLILTQPGAIEEIHYRYAKAGADILETNTFSSTSIAQADYQMEGAVYDLNKEGAEIVRRAAIRAEREDGKRRFVAGAIGPTNRTASISPDVNNPGYRAVTFDDLRLAYGEQIDGLIDGGADIILIETIFDTLNAKAAIFACEERFEAKGIRLPVMISGTITDLSGRTLSGQTPSAFWNSVRHASPFTIGLNCALGANAMRPHLQELSATADTFICAYPNAGLPNEFGQYDETPEMMAAQVEEFAREGLVNIVGGCCGSTPEHIAAIAQAVSKYPPRQLAEHRPFMSLSGLEPFELTKDIPFVNVGERTNVTGSAKFRKLITNADYTAALGVARDQVENGAQVIDINMDEGLIDSEKAMVEFLNLIAAEPDIARVPVMIDSSKFSIIEAGLKCVQGKPIVNSISLKEGEENFLKQARLMRMYGAAVVVMAFDETGQADSYERKVEICSRAYKLLTEVAGLPPEDIIFDPNIFAVATGIEEHNNYGVDFIEATRTIRQTMPLVHISGGVSNLSFSFRGNEPVREAMHAVFLYHAIQAGMDMGIVNAGQLAVYDNIDPELREACEDVVLNRRPDSTERLLEIAERFRGSGSKEAKAQDLSWREWPVEKRLEHALVNGITEYIEADTEEARQAAERPLHVIEGPLMAGMNVVGDLFGSGKMFLPQVVKSARVMKQAVAVLLPYMEAEKLANGGDGERKSAGKVLMATVKGDVHDIGKNIVGVVLACNNYEIIDLGVMVPATKILETAIAEKVDIIGLSGLITPSLDEMVHVASEMERQGFDIPLLIGGATTSRVHTAVKIHPGYHRGQTVYVTDASRAVGVVSALLSPDARQGYIDTVRAEYSKVAAAHARSEAEKVRLPIARARENAEKVDWSSYKPVRPQFFGTKVFESYDLAELAKYIDWTPFFQTWELKGRFPAILEDEKQGEAARQLYSDAQAMLEKIIAEKWFRPSAVIGFWPAGAVGDDIRLFTDESRKEELATFYTLRQQLSKRDGRPNVALSDFVAPVSSGVGDYVGGFVVTAGIEEVAIAERFERANDDYSSILVKALADRFAEAFAERMHERVRREFWGYAADENFTSEELVLEAYAGIRPAPGYPAQPDHTEKDTLFRLLDAEAATGVKLTESYAMWPGSSVSGIYIAHPSSYYFGVAKIERDQVEDYAARKAMPVGEVERWLGPVLNYVPEKREAAVDDAA from the coding sequence ATGTTTGACAATCTTTTTGGTTCGGGAACGGCGAAGCGCGACGGTAGCGAGGTGTTTGAGGCCTTGCGAAAGGCTGCAAGTGAGCGAATCCTCGTGCTTGATGGCGCCATGGGCACGCAGATTCAAGGCCTTGGCTTTAACGAAGATCAGTTTCGTGGTCATCGTTTCGTCGGCTGTGCCTGCCACCAGAAGGGCAACAACGACCTTCTCATTTTGACCCAGCCCGGTGCGATTGAAGAGATACATTATCGCTACGCCAAGGCGGGCGCCGATATTCTGGAGACCAACACCTTCTCGTCCACCAGCATCGCGCAGGCGGACTACCAGATGGAAGGTGCGGTCTACGACCTCAACAAGGAGGGCGCGGAAATCGTGCGCCGGGCGGCGATACGCGCCGAGCGTGAGGATGGCAAGCGGCGTTTCGTTGCGGGCGCTATCGGTCCAACCAATCGGACCGCCTCCATCTCTCCCGATGTCAACAATCCTGGCTATCGTGCCGTCACCTTTGACGATTTGCGTCTTGCCTATGGCGAGCAGATCGATGGCCTGATCGATGGTGGCGCCGATATCATTCTGATCGAGACGATTTTCGATACGCTGAACGCAAAGGCGGCGATCTTTGCCTGCGAAGAGCGTTTCGAGGCCAAGGGCATTCGTTTGCCCGTCATGATTTCGGGCACCATCACCGATCTTTCCGGGCGCACGCTGTCCGGTCAAACGCCGTCGGCCTTCTGGAATTCCGTGCGCCACGCCAGCCCCTTCACGATCGGCCTCAATTGTGCGCTTGGAGCCAACGCCATGCGGCCGCATCTGCAGGAGCTTTCCGCGACCGCGGACACCTTCATTTGCGCCTATCCTAATGCCGGATTGCCGAACGAATTCGGTCAATATGACGAGACGCCCGAGATGATGGCTGCTCAGGTCGAGGAGTTCGCCCGCGAAGGTCTGGTCAATATCGTTGGTGGGTGCTGTGGCTCCACGCCCGAGCATATTGCGGCGATCGCTCAGGCGGTTTCGAAATATCCGCCGCGCCAGCTTGCCGAACATCGGCCGTTCATGTCGCTTTCCGGTCTCGAGCCATTCGAGCTGACCAAGGATATTCCGTTCGTCAATGTCGGGGAGCGTACTAATGTCACCGGTTCGGCGAAATTCCGTAAGCTGATCACCAATGCCGATTATACGGCGGCGCTTGGCGTTGCTCGTGACCAGGTCGAGAATGGTGCGCAGGTCATCGACATCAACATGGACGAGGGCCTGATCGATTCCGAAAAGGCGATGGTAGAGTTTCTCAACCTCATCGCCGCCGAACCGGATATTGCCCGTGTTCCGGTCATGATCGACAGTTCGAAGTTCTCGATTATCGAGGCTGGCCTGAAGTGCGTTCAGGGCAAGCCGATCGTCAATTCGATCTCGCTGAAGGAAGGCGAGGAGAATTTCCTCAAGCAAGCCCGGTTGATGCGCATGTACGGCGCGGCGGTCGTCGTCATGGCCTTCGATGAGACGGGTCAGGCGGATAGCTACGAGCGCAAGGTCGAGATCTGCTCGCGTGCCTACAAGCTGCTGACGGAAGTGGCGGGCTTGCCGCCGGAAGATATCATCTTCGATCCGAATATCTTCGCCGTTGCGACGGGTATCGAAGAACATAACAATTACGGTGTCGATTTCATAGAGGCGACGAGGACGATCCGCCAGACGATGCCGCTCGTTCATATTTCTGGCGGTGTCTCAAACCTGTCCTTCTCGTTCCGCGGCAACGAACCCGTCCGAGAGGCCATGCATGCCGTATTCCTCTACCACGCCATACAGGCGGGCATGGACATGGGCATCGTCAATGCCGGGCAGCTCGCCGTCTACGACAATATCGACCCAGAATTGCGGGAAGCCTGCGAGGACGTCGTGCTCAACCGCCGTCCGGACAGCACAGAGCGCCTGCTTGAGATTGCCGAACGCTTCCGCGGTTCCGGCAGCAAGGAGGCCAAGGCACAGGATCTTTCCTGGCGCGAATGGCCGGTGGAGAAGCGGCTCGAACATGCGTTGGTCAACGGCATTACCGAATATATCGAGGCCGATACCGAGGAAGCGCGCCAGGCTGCTGAACGCCCGTTGCATGTCATCGAAGGCCCGCTAATGGCCGGTATGAATGTCGTCGGCGATCTCTTCGGTTCGGGCAAGATGTTCCTGCCGCAGGTGGTGAAATCCGCCCGCGTGATGAAGCAGGCCGTTGCCGTGCTGCTTCCCTACATGGAGGCCGAGAAGCTTGCCAATGGTGGCGATGGAGAGCGGAAGTCGGCCGGCAAGGTGCTGATGGCGACCGTCAAGGGCGACGTCCACGACATCGGCAAGAATATCGTCGGGGTCGTGCTCGCCTGCAACAATTATGAGATTATCGATCTTGGCGTCATGGTGCCGGCGACGAAGATCCTCGAAACTGCGATCGCAGAGAAGGTCGATATTATCGGTCTGTCAGGGCTGATCACGCCGTCTCTGGACGAAATGGTGCATGTCGCTTCCGAGATGGAGCGGCAGGGCTTCGATATACCATTGCTGATCGGTGGCGCTACGACCAGCCGGGTCCATACCGCGGTGAAAATCCATCCGGGCTATCACCGGGGGCAAACCGTCTATGTTACGGATGCGAGCCGCGCCGTTGGCGTGGTATCCGCGCTGCTATCGCCGGATGCGCGGCAGGGCTATATCGATACCGTTCGGGCTGAGTATTCCAAGGTCGCAGCCGCCCACGCGCGCAGCGAGGCCGAGAAGGTGCGCCTGCCGATCGCAAGGGCGCGCGAGAATGCCGAGAAGGTGGATTGGTCGAGCTATAAGCCCGTCAGGCCGCAGTTCTTCGGAACCAAGGTGTTCGAAAGCTACGATCTTGCCGAACTGGCGAAATATATCGACTGGACCCCGTTCTTCCAGACTTGGGAGCTCAAGGGGCGTTTTCCGGCAATTCTCGAAGACGAGAAGCAAGGGGAGGCCGCACGACAGCTTTACAGCGATGCGCAGGCGATGCTGGAAAAGATCATCGCGGAAAAATGGTTCCGCCCAAGCGCCGTCATCGGTTTCTGGCCGGCGGGCGCAGTCGGCGACGATATCAGGCTGTTCACCGACGAAAGCCGTAAAGAGGAGCTTGCAACCTTCTATACGCTGCGGCAGCAGCTGTCGAAGCGGGACGGTCGTCCGAATGTCGCGTTGTCGGATTTCGTCGCGCCGGTTTCCAGCGGTGTCGGTGATTATGTCGGCGGCTTCGTTGTTACGGCCGGTATCGAGGAAGTGGCCATCGCCGAGCGCTTCGAGCGCGCCAACGACGATTACTCGTCGATCCTCGTCAAGGCACTGGCCGACCGCTTTGCCGAAGCCTTCGCCGAGCGGATGCATGAGCGGGTGCGTCGAGAGTTCTGGGGCTATGCCGCGGATGAGAATTTCACGAGCGAGGAGCTCGTTCTCGAAGCCTATGCGGGTATCCGTCCAGCACCGGGCTATCCGGCGCAGCCTGACCATACCGAGAAGGATACGCTTTTCCGCCTTCTGGATGCCGAAGCGGCAACGGGCGTAAAGCTCACAGAAAGCTATGCGATGTGGCCGGGTTCTTCCGTCTCGGGCATTTATATCGCTCACCCGTCTTCCTACTATTTCGGTGTCGCCAAGATCGAGCGCGATCAGGTCGAGGACTACGCTGCCCGCAAGGCCATGCCCGTGGGTGAGGTGGAGCGCTGGTTGGGTCCGGTTCTCAATTATGTGCCGGAGAAGCGGGAGGCCGCGGTCGACGACGCAGCCTGA